The DNA sequence ATGATAGCAATGATCAGTACCGTAAAGACAAAGGCAATCATATTCCAGCCACCCTCTGATTTAGTATCCATATGCAGGAAGTAAATCAGCTGCACCAGGATCTGAGCGACCGCGAATGCGGCAATCACCAGAATAACCGTTGATGGCGGTAAAGCAGACTCCATCAC is a window from the Tolumonas auensis DSM 9187 genome containing:
- a CDS encoding cytochrome o ubiquinol oxidase subunit IV → MSHNTSHGGASHGSVKSYITGFILSVVLTVIPFWIVMESALPPSTVILVIAAFAVAQILVQLIYFLHMDTKSEGGWNMIAFVFTVLIIAIIVVGSLWIMFHLNHNMMGH